TCGATCCTCGATCGCGCCGGCAACCGCGTAGCCGCGACACTGTCGACTCAATCTCCCCTTCGGCGCCGCCTTCCATGCCGCCCGGCACCGGGATCCTGCTCAACGACGAGAGATGGACGACTCCTCCCTCAAACCGGGGTGGGCAATTCCTACGGTCTGGCTCGGCGCGCAGCCAACGCCATCGCGCCGGGCGGCGGCCGCTCTCAGCATGACGCCGACCTTACCCGACGACGGCCGCCGGATCGCGATCCTCGGCACGCCGGGAGGCAGCCGCATCATCACCATGGTGCGCTGGCCGCGCTCGACTTTCAGCGCGGCGACCCGCCGCCTGGACTGGGTGGGGCTACGGCGTTATCACCATCAGTATCTGCCGGACGTCGTGAGCTACGAAGCGGGCGCGTTCGATGCGGACGAAGCGGCCGCCCTGACCGCTTGCCCGCGGGCACACGCTCGAGAACGCACGCGTCCTACGGCAACATGCAGGCGATCCCCTGTGGGATCGCGCGGACAACCGCGTCAGCGCCGCAAGTGACCCGCGCGGTGGTGGCAGCGCTGCGTGACGCGCTGACAAACGTCGATGTAGCCCGGATGCAGGCGCGAAGCGCGAAATCCGGGGAATCCTCCTTGTAGACATTGCACCCGGATTCCGCTACGCTCATCCGGGCTGCGCATTGCGCCCGCCCTCGTAGTCGATGGTCAGCGGGGCGTGATCCGGAAAAGCGCTCGTCCTTGGTAGATCGACACCTGCCTGACCCGGTCCTTCAGTCCGGGCGTGATTACCTGGTAGTCGATGCGCCAGCCGACGTTCTTGGCCCAGGCCTGACCGCGATTGGACCACCAGGTGTACTGGTCCGCCTCCTGATTGACGACGCGGAAGGCGTCGACGAAGCCGAGCGGCCCGAACAACTGATCCATCCAGGCGCGCTCCTCGGGGAGAAAGCCGGATTTCTTCTGTTTGCCGCGCCATTTCTTGATGTCCAGTTTGGTGTGTGCGATGTTCCAGTCGCCGCAGATGACATACTCGCGCTTCCGGCGGCGGAAACCCTTGAGCACCGGCACGAAGCGTTCCAGAAAATCGAATTTCACCGCCTGGCGTTCCTCGCTGCTGGAGCCCGACGGGAGATAGAGCGAGATCACGCTGAGCGCACCGAAATCGGCCTGGATGAAACGCCCCTCGCGGTCCATGTCCGGCCAGCCGAGCCCCATCGTGACCCGGTCCGGCTCGCGCCGGCAGTAGAGCGCCACGCCGCTGTAACCCTTCTTCTCCGCATCGTG
The sequence above is a segment of the Gammaproteobacteria bacterium genome. Coding sequences within it:
- a CDS encoding gamma-glutamyltransferase, which produces MTPTLPDDGRRIAILGTPGGSRIITMVRWPRSTFSAATRRLDWVGLRRYHHQYLPDVVSYEAGAFDADEAAALTACPRAHARERTRPTATCRRSPVGSRGQPRQRRK